A window from Dioscorea cayenensis subsp. rotundata cultivar TDr96_F1 chromosome 10, TDr96_F1_v2_PseudoChromosome.rev07_lg8_w22 25.fasta, whole genome shotgun sequence encodes these proteins:
- the LOC120270337 gene encoding DNA-directed RNA polymerase subunit beta''-like, whose amino-acid sequence MTERADLVFYNKVIDGTAMKRLISRLIDHFGMGYTSHILDQSKILGFQQATATSISLGIDDLLTIPSKEWLVQDTEQQRFILEKHYHYANVHAVEKLRQSIEIWYATSEYLRQEMNPNFRMTDPSNPVHLMSFSGARGNASQVHQLVGMRGLMSDPQGQMIDLPIQSNLREGLSLTEYIISCYGARKGVVDTAVRTSDAGYLTRRLVEVVQHIIVRRTDCGTIRSISDSGGVSGSQNVALVGLLGIGFQGSIAYLEGFDEVDELGAHTALLEKLEEEFGFLRVKRVMVMSQPEL is encoded by the exons ATGACGGAACGGGCTGATCTGGTCTTTTACAATAAAGTGATAGATGGAACTGCTATGAAACGACTTATTAGCAGATTAATAGATCATTTCGGAATGGGATATACATCACATATCCTGGATCAATCGAAGATTCTGGGTTTCCAGCAAGCCACTGCTACGTCTATTTCATTGGGGATTGATGATCTTTTAACAATACCTTCTAAGGAATGGTTGGTCCAAGACACCGAACAACAacgttttattttggaaaaacacTATCATTATGCGAATGTACACGCGGTAGAAAAATTACGTCAATCCATTGAGATATGGTATGCTACAAGTGAATATTTGAGACAAGAAATGAATCCTAATTTTCGTATGACTGATCCTTCTAATCCAGTCCATTTAATGTCCTTTTCAGGAGCTCGAGGAAATGCATCTCAGGTACACCAATTAGTGGGTATGAGAGGATTAATGTCAGATCCCCAAGGACAAATGATTGATTTACCCATTCAAAGCAATTTACGCGAAGGACTTTCTTTGACGGAATATATAATTTCCTGCTACGGAGCCCGCAAAGGCGTTGTAGATACTGCTGTACGAACATCAGATGCTGGATACCTCACGCGTAGACTTGTTGAAGTAGTTCAACACATTATTGTACGTAGAACGGATTGTGGTACTATCCGAAGTATTTCC GATAGTGGGGGTGTCAGTGGGAGCCAGAATGTAGCGCTTGTGGGATTGTTAGGTATTGGTTTTCAAGGAAGCATCGCCTACTTGGAGGGATTCGATGAGGTCGACGAGTTGGGAGCACACACGGCGTTGCTGGAGAAGTTGGAGGAGGAGTTTGGGTTTTTGAGGGTGAAGAGGGTGATGGTG ATGTCTCAACCAGAACTATAG
- the LOC120270890 gene encoding DNA-directed RNA polymerase subunit beta', translating to MNQNFYSMIDQYKHQQLRIGPVSPQQIRAWATKILPNGEIIGEVTKPYTFHYKTNKPEKDGLFCERISGPIKSGICACGNYRVIGAEKEDPKFCEQCGVEFVDSRIRRYQMGYIKLACPATHVWYLKRLPSYIANLLDKPLKELEGLVYCDFSFARPISKKPTFLRLRGSFEYEIQSWKYSIPLFFTTQSFETFRNREISTGAGAIREQLADSDLQIILNNSLVEWKELGDEEVTGTGNEWEDRKIRRRKDFLVKRMELAKHFIRTNVEPKRMVLCLLPVLPPELRPIIQIDGGKLMSSDINELYRRVIYRNNTLTDLLATSRSMPGELVMCQEKLVQEAVDTLLDNGIRGQPMKDGHNKVYKSFSDVIEGKEGRFRETLLGKRVDYSGRSVIVVGPSLSLHQCGLPREIAIELFQTFLIHGLIKQHVASNIGIAKSKIREKEPIVWEILQEVMRGHPILLNRAPTLHRLGIQAFQPILVEERAICLHPLVCRGFNADFDGDQMAVHVPLSLEAQAEARLLMFSHMNLLSPAIGDPISVPTQDMLIGLYVLTIGNRRGICANRYNTYNCRNSQNKIVNNNKYNYMKMKATYCCSSYDALGAYRQKRIDLDSPLWLRWRLDQRVIGSREVPIEIQYESLGTYHEIYRHYLIVRSVKKKIRWIYIRTTIGHISFYREIEEAVQGFCRAYSYVI from the exons ATGAATCAGAATTTCTATTCTATGATCGACCAGTATAAACATCAACAACTTCGAATTGGACCAGTTTCTCCTCAACAAATAAGGGCTTGGGCTACCAAAATACTACCTAATGGAGAGATAATTGGTGAGGTGACAAAACCGTATACTTTTCATTACAAAACCAATAAACCGGAAAAAGATGGATTGTTTTGTGAAAGAATCTCTGGACCTATAAAAAGTGGAATTTgcgcttgtggaaattatcgaGTGATTGGGGCTGAAAAAGAAGACCCGAAGTTTTGTGAACAATGCGGGGTGGAGTTTGTTGATTCTCGGATACGAAGATATCAAATGGGATACATCAAACTCGCATGCCCGGCGACTCATGTGTGGTATTTGAAACGTCTTCCTAGTTATATCGCGAATCTTTTAGATAAACCCCTTAAGGAATTAGAAGGCCTAGTATACTG CGATTTTTCTTTTGCTAGGCCCATATCTAAAAAACCAACTTTCTTACGATTACGAGGTTCATTCGAGTATGAAATCCAATCCTGGAAATACAGCATCCCACTTTTTTTTACTACTCAAAGCTTCGAGACATTTCGAAATCGAGAAATCTCGACAGGAGCAGGTGCTATTAGAGAACAATTAGCCGATTCGGATTTGCAAATTATTCTAAATAATTCATTGGTAGAATGGAAGGAATTAGGAGATGAGGAGGTGACTGGAACTGGAAATGAATGGGAAGatagaaaaattagaagaagaaaggattttTTGGTTAAACGCATGGAATTAGCTAAACATTTTATTCGAACAAATGTAGAACCAAAACGGATGGTTTTGTGCCTATTACCAGTTCTTCCTCCCGAGTTGAGACCAATCATTCAGATAGATGGAGGTAAATTAATGAGTTCGGATATTAATGAACTCTATAGAAGAGTTATCTATCGGAACAATACTCTTACCGATCTATTAGCAACAAGTAGATCTATGCCAGGTGAATTAGTAATGTGTCAGGAGAAATTGGTACAAGAAGCCGTGGATACACTTCTTGATAATGGGATCCGTGGGCAACCCATGAAAGATGGTCATAATAAAGTTTACAAGTCATTTTCAGATGTAATTGAAGGCAAAGAAGGAAGATTCCGTGAGACTCTCCTTGGCAAACGGGTCGATTATTCGGGGCGTTCTGTCATTGTTGTGGGTCCTTCGCTTTCATTACATCAATGTGGATTACCTCGCGAAATAGCAATAGAGCTTTTCCAAACATTTCTAATTCATGGTCTAATTAAACAACATGTTGCTTCTAACATAGGAATTGCTAAAAGTAAAATTCGGGAAAAGGAACCCATTGTATGGGAAATACTTCAAGAAGTTATGCGGGGGCATCCTATATTGTTGAATAGAGCACCTACCCTGCATAGATTGGGTATACAGGCGTTCCAACCCATTTTAGTAGAGGAACGCGCTATTTGTTTACATCCATTAGTTTGTAGAGGTTTCAATGCAGACTTTGATGGGGATCAAATGGCTGTTCATGTACCTTTATCTTTGGAAGCTCAAGCGGAGGCTCGTTTACTTATGTTTTCCCATATGAATCTCTTGTCTCCAGCTATTGGAGATCCCATTTCCGTACCAACCCAAGATATGCTTATTGGGCTCTATGTATTAACGATCGGGAATCGTCGAGGTATTTGTGCAAATAGGTATAATACATATAATTGCAGAAATTcgcaaaataaaatagttaacaATAATAAGTATAACTATATGAAAATGAAAGCGACGTATTGTTGCAGTTCCTATGATGCACTTGGAGCTTATCGGCAAAAACGAATCGATTTAGATAGTCCTTTGTGGCTCCGGTGGCGACTAGATCAACGTGTCATTGGCTCAAGAGAAGTTCCCATCGAAATTCAATATGAATCTTTGGGCACTTATCATGAGATTTATAGGCACTATCTAATTGTAagaagtgtaaaaaaaaaaattcgttgGATATACATTCGAACCACCATTggtcatatttctttttatcgaGAAATAGAAGAAGCCGTACAGGGGTTTTGTCGGGCCTATTCATACGTTatttaa